The proteins below are encoded in one region of Asticcacaulis excentricus CB 48:
- a CDS encoding DUF4844 domain-containing protein translates to MSSRLDITDDTITALKEFWSLPKFGPDDTRYPAYVGFLPASLRPAAETELNAFVDQLIATLPETPNKASVLKLFAQCLLWFAGHDTEDRNRICDYLVEIMDIIGLESSDGLLNNFMYA, encoded by the coding sequence ATGTCATCAAGGCTGGACATTACAGACGACACGATAACCGCCCTCAAAGAGTTTTGGTCCCTCCCCAAATTTGGCCCGGATGACACGCGATATCCGGCTTATGTCGGATTTCTCCCCGCCAGCCTCAGACCCGCCGCTGAAACTGAGCTTAACGCGTTTGTCGATCAGTTAATCGCAACACTGCCTGAGACTCCGAACAAGGCTTCGGTCCTGAAGCTGTTCGCACAGTGCCTGTTGTGGTTCGCAGGACATGACACAGAAGACCGCAATCGCATCTGCGATTATCTGGTCGAGATTATGGACATCATAGGACTGGAGTCCTCTGACGGCCTTTTGAACAATTTCATGTACGCTTGA
- a CDS encoding aspartate aminotransferase family protein produces the protein MDASDHFPSPDALCSFWMPFTPNRAFKSGRHKLLVEADGMYYRSHDGREILDSTAGLWCSNAGHNRPKITAAIQKQAAVLDFAPTFNIAHPLAFEFTHKLSHILPYDLKKVFLTNSGSEAADTALKIAVAYHRMRGNGAKTRLIGRERAYHGTGFGGISVGGIVKNRMHFGTLLTGVDHLPHTHLPQNVFSKGEPEHGADLADALERLVTLHDASTIAAVIVEPVAGSTGVLIPPKGYLKRLRDICDKHDILLIFDEVITGFGRLGTPFAADYFSVRPDLVCMAKGITNATVPMGAVGVSNRIYDTFMQASETPIELFHGYTYSGHPLACAAGIATLETYEEEGLFARAAEISPYWQEAVHSLRDAKHVIDIRNLGLIAGIELTPRDGAPTARALEVFDRCFEAGLLIRVTGDIIAMSPPLIIEKAHIDRIVETLRRVLDQTG, from the coding sequence ATGGACGCGTCTGATCATTTCCCCTCACCCGACGCCCTCTGTTCGTTCTGGATGCCCTTCACGCCCAACCGGGCGTTCAAATCCGGGCGGCATAAGCTGCTGGTGGAAGCCGACGGCATGTATTACCGCAGCCACGACGGGCGTGAAATTCTGGACTCCACGGCGGGCCTGTGGTGCTCCAATGCCGGGCACAATCGCCCCAAGATCACGGCAGCCATTCAGAAACAGGCTGCGGTGCTCGACTTTGCCCCGACCTTCAATATAGCCCACCCGCTGGCGTTTGAATTTACCCACAAACTCAGCCACATCCTGCCCTACGACCTGAAAAAAGTCTTCCTCACCAATTCCGGCTCAGAGGCGGCGGATACGGCGCTCAAGATCGCCGTGGCCTATCACCGGATGCGCGGCAATGGCGCCAAGACGCGCCTGATCGGGCGTGAGCGCGCCTATCACGGCACCGGCTTTGGCGGCATCAGCGTTGGCGGCATCGTCAAGAACCGGATGCACTTCGGCACGCTGCTGACCGGGGTCGATCACCTGCCGCACACCCACCTGCCACAGAACGTCTTTTCCAAAGGCGAGCCCGAGCATGGGGCCGATCTGGCCGACGCGTTGGAACGGCTGGTGACGCTGCACGACGCTTCGACCATCGCCGCCGTCATCGTGGAGCCGGTGGCCGGTTCGACCGGCGTGCTGATCCCGCCGAAGGGGTATCTGAAGCGCTTGCGCGATATCTGCGACAAGCACGATATTCTACTGATCTTCGACGAAGTGATCACTGGTTTCGGACGGCTGGGGACGCCCTTTGCGGCCGACTATTTCAGCGTGCGCCCGGACCTGGTCTGCATGGCGAAGGGCATCACCAATGCCACCGTGCCGATGGGCGCGGTGGGCGTGTCGAACCGCATCTACGACACCTTTATGCAGGCGTCGGAAACTCCGATCGAGCTGTTCCACGGCTATACCTATTCCGGCCACCCGCTGGCCTGCGCCGCGGGGATCGCCACGCTGGAGACCTATGAAGAGGAAGGCCTGTTCGCCCGCGCCGCCGAAATTTCCCCTTACTGGCAGGAGGCCGTCCATTCTCTACGCGACGCGAAGCACGTCATCGACATCCGCAATCTGGGCCTGATCGCCGGGATCGAGCTGACGCCGCGCGACGGGGCCCCTACGGCCCGCGCGCTGGAGGTGTTTGACCGCTGTTTTGAGGCCGGTCTGCTGATCCGCGTCACCGGCGACATCATCGCCATGTCGCCGCCCCTGATCATCGAAAAAGCGCACATCGACCGCATCGTCGAAACCCTGCGCCGCGTACTGGATCAGACGGGTTAG
- a CDS encoding aldehyde dehydrogenase, with protein MLPAPIATPAADLSGVLEALKAVFIPDKAFLDGQWTAAASRRTFDNHTPRDHSLINRLPACDAADVDAAVRSARHAFEDGRWQHLAPKAKKKVLHALADRMTAHAETLALLECLDTGKPIRDARAVDIPLAINSVRYYAEALDKIYGEVAPAPQGRFSYAEHEPLGVIGAIVPWNFPLHMAMWKVAPALAMGNSVVLKPAELSSLTALYVAALAIEAGLPAGVFNVVTGFGHEAGDALARHMEVDMIAFTGSGPVGRQLMKASAESNLKRVSLELGGKSPQIVFADCPDLEAAAQNAAWGVFYNQGQVCTAASRLFVEASIKDAFLEKVIAVAKTITVGDPFDPQTAFGAMISERQMNTALDYIAKGQAGGGTLRLGGGRVMRDTGGFYVEPTLIDGITPDNVLAREEVFGPVLSVLTFEGEAEALRLANDTVYGLAAGVWTADVGRAMRAAKQLKAGLVWVNGWDACDITLPFGGFKQSGFGRDRSLHALYKYADLKSVSISYTV; from the coding sequence ATGCTGCCCGCGCCGATTGCCACGCCTGCTGCCGACCTGTCCGGGGTGCTTGAGGCCCTGAAAGCGGTCTTCATACCTGATAAGGCCTTTCTCGACGGGCAGTGGACCGCAGCGGCTTCCAGGCGCACCTTCGATAATCACACGCCGCGCGACCATAGCCTGATCAACCGGCTGCCCGCCTGTGACGCCGCTGATGTCGATGCGGCCGTGCGTTCGGCGCGTCATGCCTTCGAAGACGGCCGCTGGCAACACCTTGCCCCAAAGGCCAAGAAAAAGGTGTTGCACGCCCTGGCCGACCGGATGACGGCGCACGCGGAAACCCTGGCCCTGCTGGAATGTCTCGATACGGGTAAGCCGATCCGTGATGCCCGCGCCGTTGATATTCCGCTGGCCATCAATAGCGTGCGTTATTATGCCGAGGCGCTGGACAAGATCTATGGCGAGGTCGCGCCCGCGCCGCAGGGCCGTTTCTCCTATGCCGAGCACGAGCCGTTGGGCGTTATCGGCGCCATCGTGCCGTGGAACTTCCCGCTGCACATGGCCATGTGGAAGGTCGCCCCGGCGCTCGCCATGGGCAATTCGGTGGTCCTCAAACCCGCTGAGCTGTCGTCCCTGACGGCGCTCTATGTGGCGGCGCTGGCCATCGAGGCCGGTCTGCCTGCCGGCGTGTTCAATGTGGTGACCGGCTTTGGCCATGAGGCCGGGGACGCGCTGGCCCGCCATATGGAAGTCGATATGATCGCCTTTACCGGGTCGGGCCCGGTGGGGCGGCAACTTATGAAGGCGTCGGCCGAATCCAATCTCAAGCGCGTTTCACTGGAGTTGGGCGGTAAGTCACCGCAGATCGTCTTTGCCGATTGTCCGGACCTTGAGGCCGCCGCCCAGAACGCTGCCTGGGGCGTCTTCTACAATCAGGGTCAGGTGTGCACGGCGGCCTCGCGCCTGTTCGTCGAAGCCTCTATCAAGGACGCCTTCCTTGAAAAGGTTATCGCTGTGGCCAAGACCATCACGGTCGGCGACCCCTTCGATCCGCAAACGGCCTTCGGGGCGATGATCTCCGAACGTCAGATGAACACGGCGCTCGACTATATCGCCAAGGGGCAGGCAGGCGGTGGCACGCTCAGACTTGGCGGTGGTCGGGTTATGCGCGACACGGGTGGTTTCTATGTCGAGCCGACGCTTATTGACGGTATCACGCCGGACAATGTGCTGGCGCGCGAAGAGGTGTTCGGGCCGGTCCTGTCGGTCCTGACCTTTGAGGGCGAGGCGGAGGCGTTGCGTCTGGCCAATGATACCGTCTACGGGCTGGCCGCCGGGGTGTGGACGGCGGATGTCGGGCGTGCCATGCGGGCCGCGAAACAGCTTAAGGCCGGGCTGGTCTGGGTAAATGGCTGGGACGCCTGCGACATTACGCTGCCGTTCGGGGGCTTTAAACAGTCGGGCTTTGGTCGCGATCGCAGCCTGCACGCACTATATAAGTATGCCGATCTGAAGTCCGTCTCGATCAGCTATACGGTATAA
- the dmeF gene encoding CDF family Co(II)/Ni(II) efflux transporter DmeF — MTHTPHDHVYLSATHDANTRRTLWVLGLTAVTMVGEIVAGYLTGSMALLADGFHMATHAGALTVAALAYLYARKHAHDRRYSFGTGKVGDLAGFASALVLGMVSLGIAFESILRLFQPQAVAFTEATIVAVIGLIINLLSALLLGHGHNHGHGHGHGHSHSHIHHHGHDHGHHHHHEHAHASADNNLRAAYVHVLADALTSILAIVALLAGRFAGWWWLDPLIGVVGAVVIARWAWSLVKGTSGVLLDRSDAQIEAEIRECVETDGTTLSDLHVWRIGPAAWAAIVSTQGPADSATIRSRLTPVREIQHLTVETQA, encoded by the coding sequence ATGACGCATACACCACACGATCACGTCTATCTGAGCGCCACCCACGACGCCAATACCCGCCGCACCCTGTGGGTCCTCGGCCTGACCGCCGTGACCATGGTGGGCGAAATCGTTGCCGGTTACCTGACCGGGTCCATGGCCCTGCTGGCCGACGGCTTTCACATGGCCACCCACGCCGGGGCGCTGACCGTCGCGGCACTGGCCTATCTCTATGCGCGCAAACACGCCCATGACCGCCGCTACAGTTTCGGGACGGGCAAGGTGGGCGACCTTGCCGGGTTTGCCTCGGCGCTGGTGCTGGGCATGGTGTCTCTGGGTATCGCTTTTGAATCGATCCTGCGCCTGTTTCAGCCGCAGGCCGTGGCCTTTACCGAGGCCACCATCGTGGCGGTGATCGGCCTGATCATCAACCTGCTCAGCGCCCTTCTGCTGGGGCACGGGCATAATCACGGGCACGGGCACGGGCATGGCCATAGCCATAGCCATATCCATCACCACGGGCATGATCATGGTCATCACCATCATCATGAGCACGCGCACGCCTCTGCCGATAACAATCTGCGCGCCGCCTATGTGCACGTGCTGGCCGATGCCCTGACCTCCATTCTGGCCATCGTCGCTCTGCTGGCCGGGCGCTTTGCCGGGTGGTGGTGGCTCGATCCGCTGATCGGGGTGGTCGGCGCGGTTGTCATCGCGCGCTGGGCGTGGAGCCTCGTCAAAGGCACGTCGGGCGTCCTGCTCGACCGCAGCGACGCGCAGATTGAGGCCGAAATCCGTGAGTGTGTTGAAACCGACGGCACGACCCTTAGCGACCTGCACGTCTGGCGCATTGGTCCGGCGGCGTGGGCGGCCATCGTTAGCACCCAAGGCCCCGCCGACAGCGCCACCATCCGCTCCCGCCTCACCCCTGTGCGCGAGATACAGCACCTGACGGTGGAAACGCAGGCCTGA
- a CDS encoding metal/formaldehyde-sensitive transcriptional repressor → MGHLHANTDSLTARVRRIAGQLAAIEKAIEADAPCATVLQQAAAVRGAVNGLMDQLIEEHLREHVARPDLSPEARASGTEELLAVIRRYAK, encoded by the coding sequence ATGGGACACCTGCACGCCAACACAGACAGCCTCACCGCCCGCGTGCGCCGCATCGCCGGGCAACTGGCGGCCATCGAAAAAGCCATAGAGGCCGACGCGCCGTGCGCCACGGTGCTGCAACAGGCAGCCGCCGTGCGCGGGGCCGTCAACGGCCTGATGGACCAACTGATCGAAGAGCATCTGCGCGAACACGTCGCGCGCCCGGACCTGAGCCCCGAAGCCCGCGCCAGCGGCACCGAAGAACTGCTGGCCGTCATCCGCAGGTACGCCAAATGA
- a CDS encoding EF-hand domain-containing protein codes for MKKTPLLIASALFLLPAAAMAQTDGQTPSPGGWGNSGPGPRMTPDERFARMDTNKDGFITRDEFKGRRPEAFDMMDANKDGKLTKDEMVAFMKERMGPGGPRGGGASSSSSSGGN; via the coding sequence ATGAAAAAAACCCCGCTTCTGATCGCTTCCGCCCTGTTCCTGCTGCCGGCCGCCGCTATGGCGCAGACCGATGGTCAAACCCCGTCGCCAGGCGGCTGGGGCAATAGCGGCCCCGGCCCGCGCATGACCCCCGATGAGCGTTTTGCCCGCATGGATACCAATAAGGACGGCTTTATCACGCGCGATGAGTTCAAGGGCCGCCGCCCCGAGGCCTTCGACATGATGGACGCCAACAAGGATGGCAAGCTTACCAAGGACGAAATGGTCGCCTTCATGAAAGAGCGCATGGGACCGGGTGGTCCGCGTGGGGGTGGCGCATCGTCGTCGTCATCGAGCGGAGGGAACTAA
- a CDS encoding GntR family transcriptional regulator, whose translation MTFPALTRLAQTSVPGGTEVRDEESSVHDQVYEALANLLIQGQLPPGKSVSLRTLASGLGVSPMPVREAVRRLIAQKALELQPSNKRLRVPSLSEDRLRQLMMARQWVEPELAFRAVAAMTKDVIAELKADDQRLMAALGKGDVDGYMQANHAFHFRIYRLAQADLFLDMAKTLWLQSGPFMRVVFGRLGTVQLPQDHHQELIRAFETGDAGAVRQHMSDDVHEGMELMLEALRAY comes from the coding sequence ATGACCTTTCCGGCGCTGACCCGTCTTGCGCAAACCTCCGTGCCTGGGGGAACTGAGGTGCGCGATGAAGAGTCTTCGGTCCATGATCAGGTCTATGAGGCGCTGGCCAACCTATTGATTCAGGGGCAGTTGCCGCCGGGCAAGTCGGTTTCGCTGCGCACGCTGGCCAGCGGGCTGGGCGTCAGCCCTATGCCGGTGCGTGAGGCGGTCCGTCGCCTGATCGCGCAGAAGGCCCTTGAGCTTCAGCCTTCGAACAAGCGCCTGCGTGTGCCGTCTCTGTCCGAGGATCGCCTGCGGCAGTTGATGATGGCGCGTCAGTGGGTCGAGCCGGAACTGGCCTTCCGCGCCGTGGCGGCAATGACGAAAGACGTTATTGCCGAGCTGAAGGCCGACGATCAGCGTCTGATGGCGGCTTTGGGTAAGGGCGATGTCGATGGCTACATGCAGGCCAACCACGCCTTTCATTTTCGGATTTACCGGCTGGCGCAGGCGGACCTGTTTCTCGATATGGCCAAGACGCTTTGGCTGCAATCGGGGCCGTTCATGCGCGTGGTCTTCGGGCGGCTGGGCACGGTGCAATTGCCGCAGGACCACCATCAGGAACTGATCCGCGCCTTTGAAACCGGCGATGCAGGGGCCGTGCGTCAGCATATGTCGGACGATGTGCACGAAGGCATGGAACTGATGCTTGAGGCTTTGCGGGCGTACTAA